Proteins from one Antennarius striatus isolate MH-2024 chromosome 12, ASM4005453v1, whole genome shotgun sequence genomic window:
- the commd6 gene encoding COMM domain-containing protein 6 isoform X1, whose translation MPTGEDSQGVTKVVESISQLSPDLLADACQHILFYLSGQTRGVESAHISDRFQRAGVRLDHDVLQNIVRFLLLTFRSAGKSNLSADNLVSKLEEGSNKWPKASLQVMHKLWSEHGALVHAQQEVQAMLSISQLVDLQWKLCMAVSSDTCRSLNSPYVCLLLKIIEPSGQICQRSFEMTIPQFQNFHKQLKEMATVMETV comes from the exons ATGCCAACAGGAGAGGATTCACAAG GTGTCACTAAAGTTGTGGAGAGCATCagtcagctttctccagatctgctGGCCGATGCC TGTCAACACATTCTGTTTTACCTCAGTGGACAGACTCGAGGAGTAGAGTCTGCCCACATTTCTGAT AGATTTCAGAGAGCTGGAGTCAGACTTGATCATGATGTCCTACAGAATATTGTCCGATTTCTGTTATTAACATTCAG GTCAGCTGGAAAGAGCAACCTGTCTGCAGATAACCTTGTGTCTAAACTTGAAGAAGGCAGTAACAAGTGGCCAAAGGCTTCCCTTCAGGTGATGCATAAGTTGTGGAGTGAACATGGTGCATTAGTCCATGCTCAACAGGAGGTCCAGGCCATGCTGAGCATCAGTCAG TTGGTGGACCTGCAGTGGAAGCTGTGCATGGCCGTGAGCTCAGACACATGCCGATCTCTCAACTCCCCATATGTATGTCTGCTGTTGAAGATCATTGAGCCATCTGGGCAGATTTGCCAGAGGTCTTTTGAGATGACCATTCCACAGTTCCAG AATTTTCACAAGCAGCTCAAGGAGATGGCAACTGTCATGGAGACCGTATGA
- the commd6 gene encoding COMM domain-containing protein 6 isoform X2, whose translation MPSAGKSNLSADNLVSKLEEGSNKWPKASLQVMHKLWSEHGALVHAQQEVQAMLSISQLVDLQWKLCMAVSSDTCRSLNSPYVCLLLKIIEPSGQICQRSFEMTIPQFQNFHKQLKEMATVMETV comes from the exons ATGCC GTCAGCTGGAAAGAGCAACCTGTCTGCAGATAACCTTGTGTCTAAACTTGAAGAAGGCAGTAACAAGTGGCCAAAGGCTTCCCTTCAGGTGATGCATAAGTTGTGGAGTGAACATGGTGCATTAGTCCATGCTCAACAGGAGGTCCAGGCCATGCTGAGCATCAGTCAG TTGGTGGACCTGCAGTGGAAGCTGTGCATGGCCGTGAGCTCAGACACATGCCGATCTCTCAACTCCCCATATGTATGTCTGCTGTTGAAGATCATTGAGCCATCTGGGCAGATTTGCCAGAGGTCTTTTGAGATGACCATTCCACAGTTCCAG AATTTTCACAAGCAGCTCAAGGAGATGGCAACTGTCATGGAGACCGTATGA